From Cryptococcus neoformans var. neoformans B-3501A chromosome 6, whole genome shotgun sequence, the proteins below share one genomic window:
- a CDS encoding hypothetical protein (Match to ESTs gb|CF190170.1|CF190170, gb|CF184114.1|CF184114; HMMPfam hit to TFIIB, Transcription factor TFIIB repeat, score: 96.9, E(): 4.8e-26), whose product MVAVAGPKAPGPRFGQSVVPNLNIKQICPNCRTDPPNIVEEYAKGDLVCADCGTILGDRIVDTRSEWRTFAGDENGDDPSRVGDAGNPLLGSNHLDTMISHKDGRTGIARDLNRAQARANTLSNGIYGKSSVAQLSAVFSRIGEKCDAMQLPRGVRERAQHVYKIVDEARAIKGKNEPAVIAACIVYACRDAKVHRTFQEVCKALKISKKELGQVFNHVKSVVQSSSAQGSMVSVHGSNNAQESAEGLLGRFANYLDLGNAVFNVSKHIAGEAVAKSAIDGRSPVSIAAGVLYFTCVLLGKSTTAKDISAMGGVSESTTKLITKMVASKLDDVIRPEWRTEYPDGYAALAQLGKVSESNKNYRSGSLAAQS is encoded by the exons ATGGTTGCTGTCGCTGGACCAAAGGCTCCTGGG CCCAGGTTCGGTCAGAGTGTCGTGCCCAATCTTAACATCAAGCAAATCTGTCCGAACTGTAGGACCGATCCTCCCAATATTGTTGAGGAGTATGCCAAGGGTGATCTA GTTTGTGCCGACTGTGGAACCATCCTAGGTGACCGTATCGTCGATACGAGGAGCGAAT GGCGA ACATTTGCGGGAGACGAGAATGGGGACGATCCCTCGCGTGTCGGTGATGCTGgcaatcctcttctcggAAGTAATCACCTCGACACAATGATTTCTCACAAGGACGGTCGAACCGGTATCGCTCGAGATCTCAACCGCGCACAAGCACGAGCCAACACTCTGTCCAATGGAATCTATGGTAAATCTTCTGTGGCACAACTATCCGCTGTCTTCTCCCGTATCGGAGAAAAGTGTGACGCGATGCAGCTCCCTCGCGGTGTAAGAGAACGTGCTCAACACGTTTACAAGATTGTCGATGAGGCGCGAGCAATCAAGGGGAAGAATGAACCTGCTGTCATTGCTGCCTGCATTGTTTACGCTTGCAGAGATGCCAAGGTTCATCGTACCTTCCAAGAAGTATGCAAAGCCCTCAAAATCAGTAAGAAGGAGCTCGGACAGGTCTTCAACCACGTCAAGAGTGTTGTTCAGTCTTCCAGTGCTCAGGGTTCGATGGTGTCTGTCCACGGATCAAACAATGCGCAAGAATCTGCTGAAGGTTTATTGGGTCGTTTTGCAAACTATCTGGATCTGGGCAACGCCGTGTTCAATGTGTCTAAGCATATCGCAGGGGAAGCCGTTGCAAAGAGCGCTATCGACGGCAGGAGTCCCGTGTCGATCGCAGCAGGTGTATTGTACTTCACATGTGTACTGTTGGGGAAGAGTACCACCGCCAAGGATATTTCTGCAATGGGAGGAGTGTCAGAGTCAACCACGAAGCT TATCACCAAGATGGTAGCAAGCAAACTTGACGATGTCATTCGCCCTGAATGG AGAACCGAGTATCCGGACGGCTATGCCGCGCTTGCCCAGCTGGGCAAAGTTAGCGAATCTAATAAGAACTATCGAAGTGGCAGTCTCGCCGCACAGTCTTGA
- a CDS encoding hypothetical protein (Match to EST gb|CF186274.1|CF186274; HMMPfam hit to Zn_clus, Fungal Zn(2)-Cys(6) binuclear cluster domain, score: 36.4, E(): 7.8e-08), translating to MSLSTSTLLERRRSSLSPPSSPPAERSKTQPSVTPVPSATLSVYPSPSSMSLPTVPLKDVPADQSQEGGLQPSSQRYHPPPLLPRRESFHCSNNRPHPPPFRTALSSLGPMTTSNLILGTPTEEKASPKFSIKRGKEEKVDKEELTTKGRKRKRLAKACSACHKNKRRCDGFAPCSNCEFSNRPCQYLNAQGEPIPPPRTRDPSNNTSSKGKDDCKASSADGSDIASQEDRRESGESNQSLRDGQMDPESEVDRKPSIGPLQVVDMDVSLGAELVDIFFKRCLPLPFMLHAPTFNYRLYLNQVSPILLDSMYAFAARLCENPFFLQTFPPNHPPHLRGELFALRAHRSAENLIQQRNIWSEETRRADRGSWQETELAQAAYLLSVYFTCLREPKLGLFYLDAGVDILRPSPATYIQPPAAPTGASPIEYTTHMECRTRTFWAFVLHDLCAASNGRPRKLGEVDLGAIPLPGTEAHWARWGGGGIGGREPGRRDGLIAGTGNWLGEEGAVGEIGNVIRILSILADIMSLATDPNAGDSKQTLAARLEAALKAWAMALPSHMHFNEPNLTMAVSKLSSPVAEIKASGWMYAYMHAVAECGMFYLQAAVAPISDGVFTARRQSQAIENLIVIMDAINQTGREGFSFLFPLLVISNWQEHLEKSDLLVRDVKHHLTEERLNHWWSEMAREWGVERHDVLRRGFYILPISPVVPQRKYRYSQSSHPDRPFLATSSLGLYQASPPNRISLESAATTSPTSTAAIPVTTPNFNRTSRFNLPTLPPLRPRATSGASVLSNYYGRSPSPPLHLPSVASALSDRGSDKEHERFSLPSISSELRYREPSSPRHPLSQSISLRYIPKQHPYVREKPRSPRRSISERDMRDGDHITGIAALVTAAERERERESGGQNIRS from the exons ATGTCATTATCAACGTCAACCTTACTCGAGCGTCGCCGATCATCACTttctcccccttcctctcccccaGCCGAACGAAGCAAAACACAGCCCTCAGTCACTCCCGTCCCTTCTGCAACTCTTTCAGTTTATCCCTCCCCCTCATCCATGAGCCTTCCCACTGTCCCTCTCAAGGACGTTCCTGCTGATCAGTCTCAAGAGGGAGGATTACAACCTTCATCTCAACGCTATCAcccccctcctcttctcccaaggAGAGAGTCATTCCATTGCTCTAATAACAGACCCCATCCACCGCCTTTTCGCACTGCGCTGAGTTCATTAGGGCCGATGACGACCTCCAATCTCATACTTGGTACTCCCacagaagagaaggcaagCCCAAAATTCAGTATTAAAAGGggtaaagaagaaaaagtggaCAAAGAAGAGTTGACCaccaaaggaagaaaaagaaagagattaGCCAAGGCGTGTAGTGCCTGTCAT AAAAACAAGAGAAGGTGTGATGGTTTTGCCCCCTGTTCCAACTGCGAGTTTTCCAATAGACCATGTCAATATCTCAATGCGCAAGGGGAGCCCATTCCGCCACCACGGACCCGCGACCCTTCCAACAACACCTCGAGCAAGGGCAAAGACGACTGCAAAGCTAGCAGTGCCGATGGGAGTGACATCGCCAGTCAGGAGGATAGGCGAGAAAGTGGGGAGAGCAACCAGTCGCTGCGAGATGGACAAATGGACCCTGAATCCGAAGTGGACAGAAAGCCATCCATTGGTCCACTCCAGGTTGTAGACATGGATGTCTCACTGGGCGCTGAGCTTGTGGACA tcttcttcaagcgTTGCTTGCCTTTACCATTCATGCTACACGCGCCAACTTTCAATTACCGCCTTTATCTCAACCAGGTCTCGCCCATCTTGCTCGATTCCATGTACGCGTTTGCCGCCCGACTATGCGAAAACCCGTTTTTTCTACAAACATTTCCCCCAAATCACCCCCCCCATTTGCGGGGTGAACTCTTCGCACTTCGTGCTCATCGTAGCGCAGAAAACTTGATCCAGCAGCGCAACATATGGAGTGAAGAGACTCGCCGGGCCGACCGAGGGTCATGGCAAGAGACGGAGTTAGCTCAAGCAGCCTATCTGTTGAGCGTCTACTTCACTTGTCTCCGTGAACCTAAGCTTGGTCTTTTCTATCTTGATGCTGGGGTCGATATTCTTCGTCCATCACCCGCGACTTATATACAACCGCCAGCCGCGCCGACAGGAGCGAGTCCTATAGAGTATACAACTCACATGGAGTGCCGAACCCGCACATTCTGGGCCTTTGTATTGCATGACCTGTGCGCGGCCTCCAATGGTAGGCCAAGAAAACTTGGAGAGGTAGATTTGGGAGCAATTCCTTTACCAGGAACAGAAGCCCATTGGGCCAGAtggggtggtggaggcatcGGGGGGAGAGAGCCCGGCAGAAGGGATGGCTTGATCGCGGGCACGGGGAATTGGCTCGGCGAAGAGGGTGCTGTAGGGGAGATAGGTAACGTCATTCGGATT CTTTCCATATTGGCAGACATTATGTCCCTTGCGACTGATCCTAATGCTGGTGACTCCAAACAGACTCTTGCTGCCAGACTTGAGGCCGCTCTCAAGGCCTGGGCGATGGCCTTACCCTCGCACATGCACTTCAACGAGCCAAACCTGACCATGGCCGTCTCCAAACTGTCATCTCCAGTGGCCGAAATTAAGGCGTCAGGATGGATGTATGCCTACATGCATGCTGTCGCCGAGTGTGGGATGTTTTACCTTCAGGCAGCTGTGGCACCGATCAGCGACGGCGTGTTCACGGCTAGAAGGCAAAGTCAAGCAATTGAAAATCTAATCGTCATCATGGACGCCATCAATCAAACAGGCCGCGAAGGGTTTAGCT TCTTATTCCCCCTACTCGTCATTTCTAACTGGCAGGAGCACCTTGAGAAATCGGACCTTCTTGTCAGAGACGTAAAACATCATCTGACTGAGGAGCGTCTCAACCATTGGTGGTCGGAAATGGCTCGGGAATGGGGTGTCGAACGACATGACGTTCTCAGGCGTGGATTTTATATTCTGCCCATATCCCCCGTTGTACCACAACGAAAATATCGTTATTCGCAGTCTTCGCATCCCGACCGCCCTTTCCTGGCAACTTCAAGTTTGGGACTGTACCAAGCGTCGCCTCCGAACAGGATTTCTTTGGAATCTGCTGCTACTACTTCACCTACATCAACAGCGGCAATTCCTGTTACCACTCCCAATTTCAATCGTACGTCTCGCTTCAACCTTCCCACCTTGCCACCTCTTCGGCCCCGCGCAACCTCTGGTGCGAGTGTCTTGTCCAACTATTATGGCCGctcgccttctcctccgctccatcttccctctGTTGCATCAGCATTATCAGATCGAGGAAGTGACAAGGAGCACGAGCGATTTTCCCTCCCGTCGATCTCCTCAGAGCTACGTTATCGTGAGCCTTCAAGCCCCCGTCACCCTCTATCCCAGAGTATTAGTTTAAGGTATATCCCGAAGCAGCACCCTTATGTGCGCGAAAAACCTCGATCACCCAGAAGGAGCATAAGTGAGAGGGATATGCGAGACGGGGACCATATTACCGGGATTGCGGCATTAGTAACAGCTGCCGagcgagaaagagaaagagagtCAGGAGGGCAGAATATTCGTTCGTAA